GTAATTATCTTAGCTAATGATTGAAATAGAACTGTGCTATTTCGTTGGCCAACTTAATAATATGCATTTCGAGTGAAACATGGCAaaaagaaacattaaaaaagttaacGGGACTTATTGTCCGATGTTAGAGAGAAGTGATTCACAGCATAACATtggcataaaaatatgtacgaatACCTTCTACCTGTTCCGCTTGTCAACGAGCCGACAGGACTCCAACCATTTCTTTACTTGTTCTCAAAGCAACTTTTCCTACACCCTTTTACCTTTATTCTGATTTCATAGAAAAGgctgtttgttgttatttagcaatttatttttattttcgttttctttcatataaaaaaattcagtcatgtactttgtatggaagaaaaggcgTGACACTTCAGcgaataaaaaatgtcaaaaaataacgGTATTTTGCACTCACTTGAATTGTACGCATTTTCATACCAAAAAAACAAGCGCACAAATTTTACATACCAAAAAAGAgaaagttttaatgaaattaaaagaaaaattttttaattttgtggaaaatttgatgtttttgtacaaagtgttgcattttaaattttgcaacgCATTAGTAGTGGTTAGGGCAAGTAGtatgaatatattaaaattaatttccataAATGGGTGTGTGCAGCTCAGACGAAATCTATCGGCTATAAGCTTCAGAATAAACAAATGTTTGCACTTTAAAACGCGTGCATTTCGTCGTTGTATATATGTCtgcttatttcaatataatctacatttttttctaatcaaaatattattactgGATTGTACatacaacatacatatgtacatacatacactaaataatagaaaaaaaaattcttaaaaattaattcatgacTATAACGATTCAGACATTGCAAATTGCGCAAAAAGAACAGCTTTTTGCATATTGCTCTGATGAGCGTAAATTTCTCGCACTTTACAACAACAattgaaaatgtatattaaaataatagcaacaacaaactaGTGGAAAGTCTCAAGCACATTTTCACAACCGCGTACTTTTCTTTCCTTGCTGTCATTGAATTTTTGAGTCATTGTTTTACTTcagctgaaaaatatttcctaccaTTGCTCATACATTTGTCTAGTTTTtcgtcttatttttatttttggaatttggttcttaatttttctttcttgcatTCATTTGCATTATTTATGAAACTCTCCTAAAACGTTGAGTGGTTGTTGAATGGTGAAGTGTGAAGTAAAGTTGTTTCCACTCGTTTCTatcttcataaaattttaggGTTAGTAGATTAAATAGGGTCAagctttttatttgatttcaacgACTTTcgaaattactttttaaaattaatgtatAGAATAAGATGCTGTAGTTTATAAGAAACGGTCTACTGGTTCAAAATATATCAACATTTCGTAGCGGGCGTTTTTTTCGACGCAGTGTTTATAATATTCGGTTCCGCCCGAATTATAATGAGTAATAAGAACTGCACAGCATAGCAAAGTTATCGTTACACTTGCTTTaattatatgtgcatgtgtgtgtgaaatTATCACACAATTCCTAAAAAATCTCCTGGATACTTGCTTACTATTACTTCTTCGCTTGCGATCGCTTGAATCTGTGAGAACATGACTcggctttttttatatttatgatcTAAGTTATGAGAGCACAATACAGCCGATTTTTTGTGTGTACATTTCAATCACATAAATGCTCTCGGTATACGTAGATGAGTCAAACATTGATGACCAACACAGGGCGGCGTAACGACCTATTCAATTACTACCAACTTAATTGAACTTAAGCtaatttgttttaagttttaaatactcgtataatGTTGTTGATGTTCTGAAAGCTCCACACTTTCTCTCAAATCGTGCAAATGCTGCATTTATCAGCGGGAGACTTTGGTAGTTGCTTTTGTTATCATCGCATTTTCTCATGCactatcattttttattttgactttctaTCTGCTGCATAATATGTTACTTTTTCACATCACCACATGTATAATAATTTGATATTGGCTATTGTGCTTTTTAGTCCATATTCCCGTTTAAGGggtaaatattgattttttctaaCATCATCGCAATTAATTTGTACAacgttttgttatttatttttacataaatatatagtatatatataatatcattATATGTTTAGTTTTTTCTCATCGCCGGTAATCTGTTGTGAAATTTTCCTTGGCAAGCGGCCAATATGTGAGTGCGTTTCAAGTTCTACTCGTACTCGTTGCCAATCAACTGCCGGTTAGCCTAACTAATGTATTTGCCCCAAATTTAAGGTTCCCCTTTCACGGCGGTCTCTTTGGTACGAAGTAGTCAGGTACCAAGTCGTTAGCGCATAAGTAAATATTCGTAATACAGCAACAAGAAAATGATTATGTGATTGATGGCATATCGAATAGAAGATAGTAAAATGAAATGCGAACGTTTactaaaacaaatgaaaacaatatTCTGTTCATGCGTTAAAGCTTTATGGATTTGAAAAACCCTCAATGACTTTAAAAGCAACACAAATGTAACCAAGCTATTACTCAAATTTATATACGCCCGTCGTTCAACCCATTTTATTATTCCACTTACTTGTATGTGAGGGCTTGGTATTCACTGAAAAGTAGGTCAGCAGGATGCATTcgtttgcaaagaaaaaaacaacaacaacaacgacattgTGCCAAACAACCCACCGTGGCATGTGCACATCGGAATTTGATGGAACTTTTGCGTTTATTTTTGTAGCTGCACATCTGTCAGGATGTTTGATTGCACACACATATCCGTAACTAGAAGATCAACAGAAAACTGTTGATAAATATAAAACAGATTGTCTATTGCTGAGCCATGTTGGTGTAGCAATTGGCAGTTAAACGAAAATATATAGTATGTGGTAAAATAATTTGAGTAATTACCCAACTGGAAAATACCGATTAAAAACATCAGAGCGGTTGAGATTGTTAGCGTTGAAGAAATGCGAAAAATACGAATATATTTACAACCATGGGTCGATTCGCTGGGATGCATGTCATacttcgtccccttagtattaaaatagcctataaattttttgatgctttgagaaaatgaatttcaaactttttgtcgaaagtagctcacactcaaatctcgttatgtctgtaaatatttattattttttgactgacgttttgacccactttgtggaactagaatttgataaaattttgaccacatataaaatcgacgatggagaatccaaaaattcaataaaaaaataatagcctatgagcacataggctattgttatactaaggggacgactTGTCCTAAGCACGATTACATCATGCCTCTATAAATTTTTCTCATATGCACCCTGTTGCAAAACTATAAACACAAcacttaattttgtataataaatataataaatgcagTTCATGCTGCaccgcaaagtttcaaactcagtacaaaatttcatcaaaacattCACCTTCTTAACCAGAATTTTCAGAGCTTtattataacaaagtgcaagtctttagcgactacaaaataccgttgatttttttgtttatggtggtaggctttttcttccatatacaaAGAAACCAGTTATGCACTCACTATCTTTCACtaaaattggcaaataaagaatTGACAGATATATGTACCAACGTAGAAAAATTGATTTCAGAGTAAACCCGTTCTATTAGTTTATCATGGAATAATTACCCCTCTGCGACTTGCTGTAGAATAAAAACCTCTTCTCTCTCAAAGAGAAATACATATTTCTAAAATCGAAgtcaaaatttgcgaaaaacGGCAAGTTTCATGAACAGCTGATTGACTGCTTTTTAACATCTTTGGGGAATTTACtaaagaaaatttgcaaaaatcaaGAATTTGTGTTCCCGACATCGTGGACAAAAATTATCTTTACTtcttgcttatttatttatttcgcttCAAGAATTAGCTGTTCCTCCTCAAAATTGAATGTCGCTTTGCTTCTCCacttttttctatgtttttggGTACTTGAGTACcaaatgcggataattcgtgaTAATTAGTACAAGAAATTATATGTACTATCAATAAAATGTTTGGGTCGAAACGGATTTTTTTCTGCAAAGAGGGCATAGAATACTGCCGCCGTGTTTTGTATTCATCTTTGCACCTGCTTGAAGAAATCCGGCTCATACTGGTTTTGCAGGACCGGCTGACGTGGGAACGGTGAAATTTTATAATAGATTGATGGACGgacaacagtttttttttcagatggcAATGCTTCGCTACATTAGCATTACCACTAACAATGCAAATGAgtaaattttacagttttgGCCATATTggatcattattttatttaattctgctTCAATATTTTAAGAGAAAAGTTTCGGgcatgattttttaaaattagtttcacCCTCCAAGTAGTGGACGACCGATGTTAGCTGAAGTTGATTTGACACTGACAACTTAGCTctatgaaatatttgtattaaattccTTGTATTACATATCAATTATGGAATATTTAAATTAGATACATcttcattcaaaattaaatgatttctaATTCTTTGATTCTTTTTTATAGGGCAAAGTATATTTGTTCGACAAAGTCTTCAAGCCAAATGCATCCCAAGAGAAAGTGTACAATGAAGCCGCAAAGTCTATTGTCACAGATGTTCTGGCCGGTTACAACGGTACGATTTTTGCCTACGGTCAGACATCTTCCGGTAAGACACACACCATGGAGGGTGTTATCGGTGATCCTGTCAAGCAAGGTATCATACCGCGTATAGTCAACGATATCTTCAATCACATCTACACAATGGAGATGAACCTCGAGTTTCACATTAAGGTCTCATACTATGAAATTTATATGGATAAGATTCGTGATTTGCTTGATGTCTCGAAAGTTAATCTGAGCGTGCACGAGGACAAGAATCGTGTGCCGTACGTTAAAGGCGCTACAGAACGTTTTGTGTCGTCACCTGAAGATGTATTCGAGGTGATTGAGGAGGGAAAATCGAATCGGCACATTGCTGTGACAAGTAAGTCTAGTTTAGCGTTGTTTTTATGAGTCCAagattttcagtttatttctcTATGCAATTTCTTTTGGTTTGCAGACATGAATGAACATTCTTCACGTTCGCAttcagtatttttaattaatgtaaAACAAGAGAACTTGGAGAATCAAAAGAAGCTATCCGGCAAATTGTATCTTGTGGATTTGGCTGGTTCGGAGAAAGTATCAAAAACTGGTGCCGAAGGTACTGTACTCGATGAAGCCAAAAACATCAACAAGTCATTGTCCGCCTTGGGTAATGTGATTTCCGCACTGGCGGACGGTAATAAGACGCACATACCGTATCGTGATTCGAAGTTGACGCGTATCTTGCAAGAGTCTTTGGGTGGTAATGCACGCACCACAATTGTGATTTGTTGTTCGCCAGCTAGTTTTAATGAGGCTGAAACCAAATCGACATTAGAGTTCGGTCGACGCGCCAAGACCGTGAAGAATGTGGTATGTGTCAACGAGGAACTTACTGCTGAAGAATGGAAACGACGATATGAGAAGGAGAAGGAAAAAAATGCACGCCTCAAGGGTAAGATTGAGAAGCTGGAATTGGAGTTGGCTCGCTGGCGCGCCGGTGAAACGGTTAATGCCGAAGAGCAGGTCAACGTAGATGACGTCATGGAGGCGAGTACACCCAATTTGGAAGTTGAGACTCCTGCGCCCGCTGCTGGTCCAGTACCTGCCACTCCAGCTGCCGGTCTTATGGTGGGCTCAATCAGCAGCGATGAGCGTACACGTCTGGAAGCTGAACGTGAACGCCTCTACCAGCAGTTGGATGAGAAAGATGAAGAAATTAATCAGCAGAGCCAGTATGTGGAGAATCTGAAGGATCAGATTTTAGAGCAGGAAGAACTCATTGCGAATGCACGCCGGGAATACGAGGCACTGCAGTCGGAAATGGCACGCATTCAACAGGAAAACGAATCGGCCAAGGAAGAAGTGAAAGAAGTTCTACAAGCACTCGAGGAGTTGGCTGTTAACTATGACCAGAAGTCGCAGGAAATTGACACCAAAAACAAGGATATCGATGCCCTGAACGAGGAATTGCAACAAAAGCAGACACTACTCAATACGACTACATCAGAGCTGCAGCAACTGAAGGATATGTCATCGCATCAGAAGAAACGCATCAATGAGATGTTGACCAATCTTTTGCGTGATCTAGCCGAAGTTGGACAGGCATTGGCCACAAGTGACTCTGGCGTCGATATGAAGATGAACAGTGTTACCGGTGCGGGCGATGCGACTAAGGTAGAGGAAGACTTCACCATGGCGCGCCTATACATTAGTAAAATGAAGACAGAGGCGAAGAATATGGCCCAGCGTTGTGTCAACATGGAAACGCAGCAGGTGGACTCGAATAAGAAATTGTCCGAGTACGAAAAAGACCTGGGTGAATACCGTCTATTGATCTCACAACATGAGGCACGCATGAAGTCGCTGCAAGAATCAATGCGAGAGGCTGAAAACAAGAAGCGTACACTTGAAGAACAAATTGATTCGCTGCGTGAGGAATGCGCCAAACTGAAGGCAGCCGAGCATGTGTCCGCTGTGAACGCTGAAGAGAAACAAAAAGCGGAGGAGCTACGTTCCATGTTTGATTCGCAAATGGATGAGCTGCGTGAAGCGCACACCAGACAAGTGTCCGAATTGCGTGATGAGATACTGGCCAAGCAGCATGAGATGAGCGAGATGAAGGATGTATACCAAAAATTGATCTTGGCACACCAGCAGATGACAGCTGACTATGAGAAATTGAAGCAAGAGGAAGCCGATAAATCCAATAAGCTACAGGACATCATTTTAACCAACGAGAGACGCGAACAGGCACGCAAGGACTTAAAGGGTCTCGAAGATACCGTAGCAAAGGAACTGCAGACGCTTCATAACCTCAGGAAACTCTTCGTGCAAGATTTACAGGTAAGTGTTAATGAGAAAGGAACTCACTTAAatgacatacaaaaaaaaaaaaactaaatcacATCCATACAGGCGCGCATCAAGAAGACCGTGATCAACGAAGACAACGAAGAGGATGGCTGCTCTTTAgcacaaaaacagaaaatctcTTTCCTCGAAAACAATCTCGATCAGCTGACAAAGGTGCATAAGCAATTGGTGCGTGACAATGCCGATCTGCGCTGTGAACTGCCGAAGTTAGAGAAGCGACTACGCACCACTATGGAGCGTGTTAAGGCACTGGAGTCAGCGCTCAAGGAGGCGAAAGAAGGTGCGATGCGTGACCGTAAACGCTATCAATACGAAGTGGATCGCATCAAAGAAGCAGTGCGACAAAAACATCTGGGACGACGTGGTCCACAGGCACAAATCGCCAAACCCATTCGCGCCGGACAGGGCAATATTTCCATTCGCGGTGGTGGCGGCGGCAGTGCAATGGGCGGTCAATTGCCGCAAGCAAGTGCTGTTAACTCATAAAGCGAGCAATGCTACTATATTTTAACGTAATGCGTATgcttttaaaaagaatttgcaATTTTCCAATGAATGATGCAAGCAAGAAAGTGCGGGAGAGAGGAAATgctgaaaagaaaaagaaggcgGGTTAAGAGCCCGAATCGAGATAAGAGTGAAGTGGTGATGGAGGGATTAGAAGCGTTGAAATGCATTGAGGCAAGAATAGGAATGGCGAAGCAAATAACAAATGatttaatatttctatttagagaaaaaaataattatttattttacatgaaaaccataataattaattgtaatacaaaaaaagaaaaactaatgatataaaatataattttaaaccatacagaatatgaagaaaatttaaatgaaaaaaatacaaaaaaaaaatacatagtatacaatatatacatatttgtgaaaaatgaaTATAATGTACGAACGTCACTTTTGGTTGCTACAGGAAGGGTATATTCTCCTTGTTTCCTTACTTATATTTTGTGCAATGAAAATTGTGTATTCGAAAAGGATGCTGAGCAATAAGTTTTCCAGCAAATGTGTTTCATTGcgtttttattgctttaaatttCAGATAATTTCAGTTCTTGTGCTCTTCTTTCAGCTCTTGGTTCGCTGCGATGAATCATCTTCTGCGCAACAGTTATatgattagtatttttttattttgttttgtataatgGAGTTCTTATTTGGACAGCAAAAGCATGATTTTGCCTGgtgcaaaatttcgaaaaatgcaTTTTGCTGATGAGTTTGCTGTGCTGATTATTCCATTTGTGCCTTTTGGAAATTTGCTCAATtactaacatttttaaatttgtattaaaattttctgttttaaattcattcaattttcgttattatttttataaaatacgatattgtaaatatgtatctacTATGTAGTTTTGAATGACCTTTTTTACACTTAATGGCAACTAAAAGTGCTGGCGTGGTGATGTCTctgaaaattcaattcaattaaagCGATGctaaaaatactttgaaaagcATCTTTGGTtgcatagacatacatacatgcatacaagcaTAAAAGGATGGGTATGTatgattttaatagtttttatttaaggGTTTCTGGTGATTAATTAGCTCAgccagtaaaagaaaaaaacaaaaaacgatttcCTTAGTTTTGCATGAAAACTGGAAATAATTGCCTTTCGCTTTTTTAaagtaacatatttttattagaacTAATTGTGAAACGCTTTAAAAAAGATGCCGCATAACTAACTACCTTCACATATGGAAAGTAAAGCTTGTGTTAAAAACTTCGGTTTTTATGACCTATGACCTgtgtcaaaataatttttttcgatttgaaTGGGATCAGCTGATACTCAAATcgaatgaaaatatatgtaaaattaaacgGTTTTGAgcagatttttattatttaactttcTCTTATTGTTAATGAAATGTAGttggttcaaaaacaaaaaaaaaacaccgcaTGCTCCTATTGCATTCGTCATCTGACGACCTCGAATGATGAAATGAattcgttttaaatttttcttactgtACAGTGAACTACGTAAAACAATTGtaattaaataccaaaaaaatataatgttttttgttttttcttcttacgTAGTTGTCTCTTAAaacaattgaaattaaataccaaaaaaataattttttttttactgagtcAACAACTTAAAACAATGGaaattaaataccaaaaaaatataattttttttactgagtcaacaacttaaaacaattgaaattaaataccaaaaacatataataatttttttttttttttcaaaatacattttttttttttttcaaaatacaattttttttttttttcaaaatacaattttttttttactgcgcAGCatcttaaaacaattaaattttttaatttatgtatatatatgtatacaacttTTTACCTTGCTTCATTTGCTTTCTAAATTCGAAATCTTTTTCTTATGGTACATTTTTGAGAAAGGAAAAGTTGAAAACACAGCAAGCAGAAATTCAGAGTATAACAATACTTTTTCCACTGAATTTactaatcaaaaagaaaaaaattcaaaattaaatatatgaatctaatttttttatataaaattttaataaaaatggcaaaaaaataatactaaaccaaaagcatataaaaaaaattactgaattttttcacaaaaaaaaaacatcaaagaaaacttaaaaaaaaaattgaaagtaaaGTAGCGATCatagtttcaaataaaaaactataattccacaaattgaaaaaaaaaaattataataaacaaaagtttgCGCGTGTCCACGCTCTGCTTTAATTTTTGCGAATTCTGCATTGTATTATATTGGAAGTTCGGTAAGGAAAATTATAGTACATCACGTATTTGAATgggtaaacaattttaataaagtagTTTGAAAAAAGACgaatatttatgcaaattcaACTTATCTAAATTATGCCAGCAGCGTTAAGATGCAATGtgctttcatataaatttacTCAACGCCACGTTGTATTAATTcaatatttagtaaaataagtaaatatgcgCGATGGGAGATGGGAGAGTTATGGCACAGAATCCGGAACACCCGTTGCCTTCCCACACTGGCGACGGCGTGTTTTGCACAATGTTTTTGctatattataacaaaaaataatataataataattaactaaaaatgACCAAGCGTTTCTCAGAAggaatgcataaaaaatattacaaaaaaagaaaaaaaaaattaacaaaattcgcTTATAAACACAACATTTCACAAGAACACACGCAGAAATTCAATAATGCGGCAGCAGGATTCAAAAATTGTAGAactataaatatgaaaatgagaAATCAtgcaatgaaaaatgaaaataaaaaaataaatagtagttatatatgtatgtatgtatttacgtatacatatacatatgttcatgAAGGGATCAAGAGTAATAAAAAGGTATATGAAATTCATTCTTGTTTTTATTGGGTGGCTTTAAAAAAGCGTTCACTACGATTTTAGTATCTCAGCGGAATGAAGTGCGCGAATCAAGCAATCAGTTTTTCAGAGTTGGCTTAACTATGCTTTTGCCAGTGTTTATGTCGCGTGTACTCGTCatgactgtcacttcagcagccttccccatatacatatgtatggggaatatttatgctgctacaacaacaagatcAGTATACTCGTCATGAAATgatgacattttttgtttaatgtcgACTATACGCGACATCAAGAGAAAGAAAGtcgttttgttatttattttaatattaaagtaaacaactccaagcctacgcagacgatgtgtgcgtattaatctcaggacgatcacttgaagctatttgtaataaaatgcaggtagctctaaataagattgagcgaattgcatggtctttcggtgaatcctatAAAAAGTACCTTAATGCTTTTCACTAGGGAACGCAATATGGAAGACGTAttactacccacattgaaaggTGTAACACTGaaactgtcttctgaggttaaatacttaggagtaatcctagatagtaagCTTACCTAGAAGAAGCAcatcgagcagaaggtctctcgaacactaaaagtttTCTGGTGGTGTATGAGAACttttggcaagacatggggtctaagactggcgatagtacactggttgtacatcaccctgattagactaaatattacatatgcctctgtagtatggtggaaggCTACactggttaattccagagtaaaacccttaaacaggctacagagaagtgtgtgcttgggtatcacatgAGCATGCTATGAGTACTACATCTGGCATCTGGTGGTGctcttaatgccattctgaacttgaaacctctagatcttcaaattcgaaaggaaacGATGAAGGCGACGTgaaggctcaagttaaacggagtccggggaaatgaagaaagcactggccactgtcagatataccaccagttgtcggagcgggacacactgttctcgatgccagtggaAAATCGGGTGCctttcgttagcttcggtagaaagtatgatgttttgatcccagacagagatcaatggttaagtccagagaacctattaatggGATAttagcacactttctacaccgacggatccaaaaccagtgatggtagcgGATATGGATGGTAG
The sequence above is drawn from the Anastrepha obliqua isolate idAnaObli1 chromosome 4, idAnaObli1_1.0, whole genome shotgun sequence genome and encodes:
- the LOC129243738 gene encoding kinesin heavy chain — its product is MSAEREIPAEDSIKVVCRFRPLNDSEERAGSKFVVKFPNSTEENCISIAGKVYLFDKVFKPNASQEKVYNEAAKSIVTDVLAGYNGTIFAYGQTSSGKTHTMEGVIGDPVKQGIIPRIVNDIFNHIYTMEMNLEFHIKVSYYEIYMDKIRDLLDVSKVNLSVHEDKNRVPYVKGATERFVSSPEDVFEVIEEGKSNRHIAVTNMNEHSSRSHSVFLINVKQENLENQKKLSGKLYLVDLAGSEKVSKTGAEGTVLDEAKNINKSLSALGNVISALADGNKTHIPYRDSKLTRILQESLGGNARTTIVICCSPASFNEAETKSTLEFGRRAKTVKNVVCVNEELTAEEWKRRYEKEKEKNARLKGKIEKLELELARWRAGETVNAEEQVNVDDVMEASTPNLEVETPAPAAGPVPATPAAGLMVGSISSDERTRLEAERERLYQQLDEKDEEINQQSQYVENLKDQILEQEELIANARREYEALQSEMARIQQENESAKEEVKEVLQALEELAVNYDQKSQEIDTKNKDIDALNEELQQKQTLLNTTTSELQQLKDMSSHQKKRINEMLTNLLRDLAEVGQALATSDSGVDMKMNSVTGAGDATKVEEDFTMARLYISKMKTEAKNMAQRCVNMETQQVDSNKKLSEYEKDLGEYRLLISQHEARMKSLQESMREAENKKRTLEEQIDSLREECAKLKAAEHVSAVNAEEKQKAEELRSMFDSQMDELREAHTRQVSELRDEILAKQHEMSEMKDVYQKLILAHQQMTADYEKLKQEEADKSNKLQDIILTNERREQARKDLKGLEDTVAKELQTLHNLRKLFVQDLQARIKKTVINEDNEEDGCSLAQKQKISFLENNLDQLTKVHKQLVRDNADLRCELPKLEKRLRTTMERVKALESALKEAKEGAMRDRKRYQYEVDRIKEAVRQKHLGRRGPQAQIAKPIRAGQGNISIRGGGGGSAMGGQLPQASAVNS